Proteins encoded within one genomic window of Mycoplasma phocoenae:
- the hisS gene encoding histidine--tRNA ligase, giving the protein MYQKLKGTKDIFGKEADIYTFITSTFFDIAKKYNFKYIETPIIDSTELFIRSAGETSDIANKEMYSFLSKSKKNISLRPEGTAPVIRAFVENNLHREGFNKLFYYGNMYRYERPQKGRYREFRQGGIECFSPASSDVDFEVIELGYRFLNKLQINNFILEINNLGTKDTRENYLTDLKKYFEQHKEKLTEQNLIRLEKNVLRILDDKEQANEEFILNCPKITDFLSDEESNQYKQLLNKLEKNNIPYKINPMLVRGLDYYNNIVFEFVSNSKALGAKSTILAGGRYDGMVQQFGGEDVSSIGFAFGAERLVEIINCENNYIPNNELEILIAYLNDNEKDSVIKLASVLRDHFSVELFYEELNIKKLFKKANKLNPRVLIFKELDSENTEFKIKFLKQNKEITLNAQDIDEFISEIKKEL; this is encoded by the coding sequence ATGTACCAAAAATTAAAAGGCACAAAAGACATATTCGGAAAAGAAGCAGATATTTACACCTTTATAACATCTACTTTTTTCGATATAGCTAAAAAATATAATTTTAAATACATCGAAACACCAATTATTGATAGTACTGAATTATTTATACGTTCAGCTGGTGAAACCAGTGATATAGCAAATAAAGAAATGTATTCTTTTTTATCTAAAAGCAAAAAAAATATTTCATTAAGACCTGAAGGCACAGCTCCCGTTATTCGCGCATTTGTCGAAAACAATTTACACAGAGAAGGATTTAATAAATTGTTTTACTATGGCAATATGTACAGATACGAAAGACCTCAAAAGGGACGTTATCGTGAATTTAGACAAGGTGGGATAGAGTGTTTTTCACCCGCTTCAAGTGATGTTGATTTTGAAGTTATCGAATTAGGATATAGATTTTTAAATAAATTACAAATCAATAATTTTATTTTAGAAATCAATAACTTAGGTACTAAAGATACAAGAGAAAATTATTTAACCGATTTAAAAAAATATTTTGAACAACACAAAGAAAAGTTGACTGAGCAAAATTTAATCAGATTAGAAAAGAATGTGTTGCGTATATTAGATGATAAAGAACAAGCAAATGAAGAATTTATATTAAACTGTCCAAAAATCACTGACTTTTTATCTGATGAAGAATCTAATCAATACAAACAATTATTGAATAAGTTGGAAAAAAACAATATACCTTATAAGATTAATCCAATGCTTGTAAGAGGCTTAGACTATTACAACAATATTGTTTTTGAATTTGTTTCCAATTCAAAAGCTCTTGGTGCTAAATCAACTATTTTAGCAGGAGGGAGATACGATGGAATGGTTCAACAATTTGGTGGTGAAGATGTTTCGTCAATTGGATTTGCATTCGGAGCTGAAAGATTAGTTGAAATCATAAATTGTGAAAACAATTATATTCCGAATAATGAATTGGAAATATTAATTGCTTATCTGAACGACAATGAAAAAGACTCAGTTATCAAATTAGCTTCAGTACTGCGTGATCATTTTTCTGTCGAATTATTCTATGAGGAATTAAATATTAAAAAATTATTTAAAAAAGCTAATAAATTAAATCCTCGCGTATTAATATTCAAAGAATTAGATTCAGAAAATACTGAATTTAAAATAAAATTTTTAAAACAAAATAAAGAAATAACGCTAAATGCACAAGATATCGATGAGTTTATCAGCGAAATTAAAAAGGAATTATAA
- the ruvB gene encoding Holliday junction branch migration DNA helicase RuvB, which yields MPVKMQQYKITNFSEFIGQEHIKKTIQVMINAAQKQKRIIDHMLFFGPPGLGKTSLANIIANETKRNIIYAQGPLLEKRSDLITLFSSINENDIIFIDEIHSVNKNLFELLYSAMEEQAIDIVLGVEGDKKIMRLKLKAFSLIAATTKFDALSQPLKDRFGFIGRLKMYSISEIESIIKNSANKNMISISDESIEEIAKNSRFTPRIANNLLKRVNDFSIYKENDCIDLATTKESLKYLGVFKYGLNDLQIQYLKILINIFEQKAASLDAISSILKENKNTILQEVEPHLLLNKFIVKTSRGRIITQKGIEYLIQYS from the coding sequence ATGCCGGTAAAGATGCAACAATATAAAATAACTAATTTCAGTGAATTTATCGGGCAAGAGCATATTAAAAAAACTATTCAAGTTATGATTAATGCCGCGCAAAAACAAAAAAGAATTATTGATCATATGTTGTTTTTCGGCCCACCCGGTCTCGGTAAAACATCACTAGCTAATATTATTGCTAATGAAACAAAACGAAATATAATTTATGCACAAGGCCCATTATTAGAAAAGCGTTCGGATTTAATAACGCTTTTTTCTTCTATTAATGAAAATGATATTATTTTTATCGATGAAATTCACAGTGTTAATAAAAATTTATTTGAATTATTGTATTCAGCAATGGAAGAACAAGCCATTGATATCGTTTTAGGTGTTGAAGGCGATAAAAAAATAATGCGTTTAAAACTAAAGGCTTTTTCGCTCATCGCTGCAACTACAAAATTCGATGCTCTCAGTCAGCCCTTAAAGGATCGTTTTGGTTTTATTGGCAGATTAAAAATGTATTCAATCAGTGAAATTGAATCAATAATTAAAAATTCGGCTAATAAAAATATGATTTCTATCTCTGATGAATCAATTGAAGAAATTGCTAAAAATTCACGTTTTACACCCAGAATTGCTAATAATTTACTGAAAAGAGTCAATGATTTTTCAATTTATAAAGAAAATGATTGCATCGATTTGGCCACAACTAAAGAAAGTTTAAAATATTTAGGTGTTTTCAAATATGGATTAAACGATTTACAAATTCAATACTTAAAAATATTGATAAATATATTCGAACAAAAAGCAGCCTCTTTAGATGCAATTTCCAGTATTTTAAAAGAAAATAAAAATACGATTTTACAAGAGGTTGAACCCCATTTATTATTAAATAAATTTATTGTAAAAACATCACGTGGAAGAATAATTACTCAAAAAGGTATTGAATATTTAATTCAGTATTCATAA
- a CDS encoding dUTP diphosphatase produces MNLEKVFNIQELLDEKFAENISPDEQNLEIKRIIALLVEIGEFANEVQAFKYWKVNKNLDRVKILEEFADGIHFLSSMSYKKNVDFEISPITLSTDFTIQLSHVYMEASKLFNNLTKEQLKYVYELYLGLGVTAGISEQEILDSFYRKNEINFQRAKNKY; encoded by the coding sequence ATGAATTTAGAAAAAGTTTTTAACATACAAGAATTATTAGATGAAAAATTCGCAGAGAATATTTCACCTGATGAACAAAATTTAGAAATAAAAAGAATTATAGCGCTTTTAGTGGAAATAGGGGAGTTCGCAAATGAAGTACAAGCGTTTAAATATTGAAAGGTTAACAAAAATTTAGATAGAGTCAAAATACTAGAGGAATTTGCTGATGGTATTCATTTTTTAAGCTCTATGAGTTACAAAAAAAATGTGGATTTTGAAATTTCACCTATAACTTTGTCAACTGATTTTACTATTCAGTTATCACATGTATATATGGAAGCTTCGAAATTATTCAACAATTTAACAAAAGAACAGCTTAAATACGTATATGAACTTTACTTAGGATTAGGAGTAACAGCAGGTATAAGTGAACAAGAAATTTTGGATAGTTTTTACAGAAAAAACGAAATAAACTTTCAAAGAGCAAAAAACAAATACTAA
- the secDF gene encoding protein translocase subunit SecDF: protein MKNTTNNTNKAKLKWILTIFSTIAIFVFLITGICFGFLTKNKNAVNSQESKIVLKIKNSNNQNLANTDSVSNNHVFESTREYLTVQKINTESQVDLSNDSLVITTPNVTSDKDNDRLIDSLTTKPYLTFTDKNGTPLFYKNNFVAPNTNKSVTLEKFIKGDARDFSISLKNKPAEWNTGASTGTIALNLTDQGNQSWLDLKNYLPFSYGEKLYVWLNLQEFIKRAKTEYPDQWKQSGENPVNFAFIGNSNKPQEYTEPSSNPKEKPNKITKPPVLKEGDLKSGKYLIFEANSPFWLDSQRFGENKIFIKNQNNVLSDKELAAKINFAYDSFELEKITSYYTSTKSLSIYKLTIIATIILTILSVILMIKNRLLGLVTSGLIGLNILVITALMISFGAIITPLFVTSLLLVTIISFALINATMRKFNREVKKGITVTKSMNKAQKLNFVNSLDITFILFSLGLLVLYLGSYFTTSIAAIVILGSLSSTLLINLIANGLFSLISQMEYFNKKPFLLASTMKTKELSFTVVSKRWHSIVIFGFITIAMLISLFIYGIDFTRSLGLSSELFQHQEWFITSPQLSMDQAKQLQQILITDYKNIEIFNTSINNNSVLLRIIGQDITNNVLMDKLSKVAFINELEFTQLLKNSNGFLIQLGWSILPIFAFSILVFLYLTFRYTWVSGVVFVVKAFLINLILTALLIAFKLPFNSNIISVYFISYALIITNHLLSTGEIHSLVHSDTKLNNYIFTDDEIQGINVIYSRNRFKNLVFICLFTLLMSIPLLAFANTFDINTVLQLLLTGASILLFDSLIGSRLWIWLFKLKNKNKQKRIETYYWNSSKLEEQEFLSINNFNK, encoded by the coding sequence ATGAAAAATACAACAAATAATACTAACAAAGCTAAATTAAAATGAATATTGACAATTTTTTCAACAATTGCTATTTTTGTGTTCTTGATAACCGGGATTTGTTTTGGGTTTTTAACAAAAAACAAAAACGCAGTGAACTCACAAGAAAGCAAAATTGTTTTAAAAATTAAAAATTCAAATAACCAAAATTTAGCAAACACAGACTCAGTTTCAAATAATCACGTTTTTGAATCAACACGTGAATATTTAACTGTTCAAAAAATCAATACAGAAAGTCAAGTGGATTTATCTAATGATTCATTAGTAATCACAACTCCAAATGTTACTAGTGATAAAGATAACGATAGATTAATTGACTCATTAACTACGAAACCATATTTAACATTCACAGACAAAAACGGTACACCATTGTTTTATAAAAATAATTTTGTGGCACCGAATACTAACAAGAGTGTTACATTAGAAAAATTCATAAAAGGAGATGCAAGAGATTTTTCTATATCGTTAAAAAACAAACCAGCTGAATGAAACACTGGAGCTTCAACTGGAACAATCGCTCTAAATTTAACTGATCAAGGAAATCAATCATGATTAGATTTAAAAAATTATTTACCATTTTCTTATGGCGAAAAATTATATGTTTGATTAAATTTACAAGAATTTATTAAAAGAGCCAAAACTGAATATCCAGATCAATGAAAACAATCAGGAGAAAATCCTGTAAATTTTGCTTTTATTGGAAATTCGAACAAACCACAAGAATACACCGAACCCAGTTCGAACCCAAAAGAAAAACCAAACAAAATCACAAAACCACCAGTATTAAAAGAAGGTGATTTAAAATCTGGTAAATATTTAATTTTTGAAGCTAATAGTCCATTCTGATTAGATTCGCAACGTTTCGGCGAAAATAAAATATTTATTAAAAATCAAAACAATGTATTATCGGACAAAGAATTAGCTGCAAAAATTAATTTTGCATATGATTCATTTGAATTAGAAAAAATCACGAGTTACTACACAAGTACTAAAAGTCTAAGTATTTATAAATTAACGATTATCGCGACTATCATTTTAACTATTCTTTCAGTTATTTTAATGATTAAAAATAGATTGCTGGGATTGGTAACATCTGGTTTAATAGGACTGAACATATTAGTTATTACAGCTTTAATGATTTCATTTGGTGCTATTATAACTCCTTTATTTGTAACTTCTTTATTGCTTGTAACAATAATTTCATTCGCTTTAATCAATGCGACAATGCGTAAATTTAACAGAGAAGTTAAAAAAGGTATAACTGTTACCAAATCAATGAACAAAGCGCAGAAATTGAATTTTGTAAATTCGCTAGATATAACATTTATTTTATTCTCGCTAGGTTTATTAGTTCTTTATTTAGGATCATACTTTACAACATCAATTGCAGCGATTGTGATATTGGGTTCATTATCTTCAACTCTGTTAATTAATTTAATAGCTAATGGTCTATTCAGTTTAATAAGTCAAATGGAATATTTCAACAAAAAACCATTTTTATTGGCATCTACAATGAAAACAAAAGAACTATCCTTTACTGTTGTAAGTAAGCGTTGACATTCGATAGTTATTTTTGGATTTATAACAATCGCTATGCTAATTTCATTATTTATATATGGAATTGATTTTACGAGGTCATTAGGTCTTTCATCAGAATTATTCCAACACCAAGAATGATTTATAACAAGTCCCCAACTTTCAATGGATCAAGCAAAACAACTGCAACAAATATTAATAACGGATTATAAAAATATTGAAATCTTCAATACTTCAATTAATAACAACAGTGTACTATTGAGAATCATCGGGCAAGATATAACAAATAATGTATTGATGGATAAATTATCAAAAGTTGCCTTTATTAATGAATTAGAATTTACTCAACTATTAAAAAATTCAAACGGATTTTTAATTCAACTAGGTTGAAGCATATTGCCTATATTTGCGTTCAGTATCTTAGTATTCTTGTATTTAACATTCAGATACACATGAGTAAGTGGTGTGGTATTTGTTGTCAAAGCATTTTTAATAAATTTAATATTAACCGCATTGTTGATTGCATTCAAATTACCATTCAATTCAAATATTATTTCTGTATATTTCATTTCATATGCATTGATTATTACAAATCATTTATTATCAACGGGTGAAATTCATTCTCTAGTTCACAGTGACACAAAATTAAACAACTACATTTTTACCGATGACGAAATTCAAGGTATAAATGTTATATATTCAAGAAACCGTTTTAAAAATTTAGTATTTATTTGTTTATTTACATTATTAATGAGCATACCATTGTTAGCGTTTGCAAATACATTTGATATTAACACCGTATTGCAATTATTATTAACAGGAGCTTCGATATTACTATTTGATTCATTAATTGGTTCAAGATTATGAATTTGATTATTCAAATTAAAAAACAAAAATAAACAAAAAAGAATTGAAACATATTACTGAAACTCTTCAAAATTAGAAGAACAAGAATTTTTATCAATTAATAATTTCAATAAATAA
- the ruvA gene encoding Holliday junction branch migration protein RuvA: protein MKIYMYGKVVHINKNYIIIEHNGTGELIYVSDINKYKNDENIKVFIHEYDNEYFKTTYGFSSFKELIVFEDLISIQGIGPKTALSVLSTGWQSIVKYVAEADIDKLTKIPYLSTRCARQLIFEFQPKYEKFVQKMKIQTTNESDSNEYSVADNAKSELNENLKNLEKSLKILGFKQKQINLAVNKIGDFSDLEKAVEQAIKLIADAGKDATI, encoded by the coding sequence ATGAAAATTTATATGTACGGAAAAGTAGTTCATATCAATAAAAACTACATAATAATAGAACACAATGGAACAGGAGAATTAATATACGTTAGTGATATAAATAAATATAAAAATGATGAAAACATAAAAGTATTTATTCACGAGTATGATAATGAGTACTTCAAAACGACATATGGCTTCAGTTCATTTAAAGAATTAATTGTATTTGAAGATTTAATTTCTATTCAAGGGATTGGACCAAAAACAGCTTTAAGTGTATTGAGTACCGGTTGACAATCGATTGTGAAATATGTTGCCGAAGCAGATATTGACAAATTAACCAAAATACCATATTTAAGCACAAGATGCGCTCGTCAATTAATTTTTGAATTTCAGCCAAAATATGAAAAATTTGTTCAAAAAATGAAAATCCAAACTACGAACGAGTCAGATTCTAATGAATATAGTGTTGCTGATAATGCAAAAAGCGAGTTAAATGAAAATCTTAAAAATCTTGAAAAAAGTTTAAAAATATTGGGTTTTAAACAAAAACAAATTAATCTTGCAGTCAATAAAATAGGTGACTTTAGTGATCTTGAAAAAGCGGTAGAACAAGCTATAAAATTAATTGCTGATGCCGGTAAAGATGCAACAATATAA
- the secG gene encoding preprotein translocase subunit SecG — translation MLTTLIVIIAIVSIFIIILSFLMSPDSNGFSGALVGSGDLDLFKVSKERGFKKFLKWAMMISGFALLFIAILLRVLLP, via the coding sequence ATGTTGACAACATTAATAGTAATAATTGCAATAGTATCGATTTTCATAATTATACTTTCATTCCTAATGTCACCTGATTCAAACGGATTTAGTGGTGCATTAGTTGGAAGTGGAGATCTTGACCTATTTAAAGTATCTAAAGAAAGAGGGTTTAAAAAGTTTTTAAAATGAGCAATGATGATTTCAGGATTTGCTTTATTATTTATCGCTATATTGTTAAGGGTATTACTTCCTTAA
- the aspS gene encoding aspartate--tRNA ligase, which translates to MKKYFNTDITIEHVNEEVTLYGWIANKRKFKKQHFIDLRDRSGLIQVILFDVTDPKLTKESSIKVTGIVKERLEYNTELKTGQIEIHVTDYEVLNSASQLPFEIMKEDSANEDLRLEYRFLDLRSEKMQYNIALRHKVNMETRKFFDKNGFLEIETPILCKSTPEGARDFLVPTRRNGKFFALPQSPQLYKQLLMASGYEKYFQIARVFRDEDLRKDRQPEFTQIDFEMSFADREDLFALVENYYKHIWNSLGMELKTPFPRMGFFESMDKYGNDKPDTRFENLLTNVKVFDQSIHTHKSIAFENIELISKKDILFELGFKNNAENMTVVEFENSKMKSKVFKGIQLTDEYINEIIAAQKLISGSIIISLGEYDNVVKSLGALRTFIAEEYALTNPNQFNFVWIVDWPMFEYNKETNEYEPAHHAFTRPDLETLKYIETNEYDKVRACSYDIVLNGFELGSGSVRNHDAEMQQKIFEYLKMSPKEYNDKFGFFLNAFKYGLPPHLGMAFGLERILMIISNSKSIRDVIAFPKNAKGLDLLSKSPSNVTEFQLDEYGLKLK; encoded by the coding sequence ATGAAAAAATATTTTAATACAGATATCACTATTGAACATGTGAATGAAGAAGTAACGTTGTATGGTTGAATTGCAAACAAAAGAAAATTTAAAAAACAACACTTTATAGACTTAAGAGACCGCAGCGGATTAATCCAAGTAATATTATTTGATGTTACTGATCCAAAATTAACAAAAGAATCTTCAATAAAAGTTACTGGTATTGTTAAAGAAAGATTAGAGTACAATACTGAATTAAAAACAGGTCAAATTGAAATCCACGTTACTGATTATGAGGTATTAAATTCAGCTTCTCAGTTACCTTTTGAAATCATGAAAGAAGATTCAGCGAACGAAGATTTAAGATTGGAATATCGTTTTTTAGATTTAAGAAGCGAAAAAATGCAATATAACATCGCACTACGTCATAAAGTAAATATGGAAACAAGAAAATTTTTTGATAAAAACGGATTCTTAGAAATTGAAACACCAATTTTATGTAAATCAACTCCAGAAGGTGCAAGAGACTTTCTAGTACCAACAAGAAGAAACGGAAAGTTTTTCGCTTTACCTCAATCTCCGCAATTATACAAACAATTATTAATGGCTTCTGGATATGAGAAATATTTTCAAATAGCACGTGTATTCCGGGATGAAGATTTAAGAAAAGATCGTCAACCAGAATTTACTCAAATTGACTTTGAAATGTCTTTTGCTGATCGCGAAGATTTATTTGCATTAGTTGAAAACTATTATAAACATATTTGAAATTCTTTAGGTATGGAGTTGAAAACACCATTTCCACGTATGGGATTTTTTGAATCAATGGATAAATATGGGAATGATAAACCTGATACAAGATTCGAAAATCTTTTAACAAATGTAAAAGTATTCGATCAATCAATTCATACACATAAATCAATTGCATTCGAAAACATCGAATTAATCTCTAAAAAAGATATCTTATTTGAATTAGGTTTTAAAAACAATGCCGAAAATATGACAGTAGTTGAATTTGAAAACTCTAAAATGAAAAGCAAAGTATTCAAAGGTATACAACTAACTGATGAGTACATTAATGAAATAATTGCCGCACAAAAATTGATTTCAGGTTCAATTATCATAAGTTTAGGCGAATATGACAATGTTGTTAAATCACTTGGTGCTTTAAGAACCTTTATCGCAGAGGAATATGCATTAACAAATCCAAATCAATTTAACTTTGTATGAATAGTTGATTGACCAATGTTTGAATACAATAAAGAAACAAACGAATATGAACCAGCACACCACGCATTCACAAGACCTGATTTAGAAACGTTAAAATACATAGAAACAAACGAATATGATAAAGTAAGGGCTTGTTCATACGACATAGTCTTGAATGGTTTTGAACTGGGTTCAGGTTCAGTTAGAAATCATGACGCAGAAATGCAACAAAAAATATTTGAATATTTAAAAATGTCACCTAAAGAATATAACGACAAATTCGGATTCTTTTTAAACGCATTTAAATATGGATTACCCCCTCATTTAGGTATGGCATTCGGATTAGAAAGAATTTTAATGATTATTTCTAACTCGAAATCAATAAGAGATGTAATTGCATTTCCTAAAAATGCAAAGGGATTGGATTTATTATCTAAATCACCATCAAACGTTACTGAATTCCAGTTGGATGAGTACGGATTGAAATTAAAATAA